From a single Gimesia fumaroli genomic region:
- a CDS encoding HEAT repeat domain-containing protein: protein MSQTRNPETNPSTTETPAVPKGNSEKKPKPIATPAPDASNLISETRKKTLDSKNPGVAIIVRGVTGNEAMALPVLQQTLRSTLSKPVTTELQKQDPTTASARKDNVEHFVLDKQLVLVVRPVPADLFAFAQNLKWGKVKEIDLQNRIITIDTQLKELNSLAVRNPVDATQEDSPVKVSANSNTMKSIEDAAPAKPAMKQPEPKVKTSGKEMNDRDLKPRPDEETIDWALRVIAGSSSFAHDTACKQLASMKPDSNHLQRVSSVLAETLPLAKEGFRMKEHVNAMAVWQTDEAIRAFATLLEDEKLILVRKEIIGLLPTIHSETTAEVLIGRLSNRADLKDARRALKILGQIAEKPVIELLGHPDPSMRIEACKIMQAIGTQKSIEALKNQVDTEESDVVKQLISETQTGIEQKLTDKE from the coding sequence ATGTCACAAACAAGGAATCCGGAAACTAACCCCTCGACGACTGAGACACCAGCAGTCCCAAAAGGGAATTCTGAGAAGAAGCCGAAACCAATAGCGACGCCTGCTCCAGATGCATCAAATCTAATCAGCGAAACAAGAAAAAAAACTCTGGATAGTAAAAATCCCGGAGTCGCAATCATCGTACGGGGAGTCACTGGCAACGAAGCAATGGCGCTACCGGTCCTGCAGCAGACGCTGCGCTCCACACTTTCGAAACCGGTTACTACTGAATTACAGAAACAGGATCCCACAACAGCTTCCGCCAGAAAAGACAATGTTGAGCATTTTGTGCTCGATAAGCAACTGGTCCTTGTCGTGCGTCCCGTTCCTGCAGACCTGTTTGCCTTTGCTCAGAACCTCAAGTGGGGCAAGGTGAAAGAAATCGATTTGCAAAACAGGATCATTACCATTGATACGCAACTGAAAGAACTGAACTCCCTGGCCGTCAGAAACCCGGTAGATGCCACGCAGGAAGACTCTCCTGTAAAAGTATCAGCGAACTCAAACACAATGAAATCGATTGAAGATGCGGCTCCCGCCAAGCCAGCGATGAAACAACCGGAGCCAAAAGTCAAAACATCTGGCAAGGAAATGAACGATCGGGACTTAAAACCACGTCCCGACGAAGAGACCATTGACTGGGCGCTGCGCGTGATTGCAGGCTCCAGCTCTTTTGCCCACGACACTGCCTGCAAACAACTGGCCAGCATGAAGCCTGACAGCAATCATCTTCAGCGTGTTTCTTCCGTACTGGCAGAGACGTTACCTCTAGCCAAAGAAGGCTTCCGCATGAAAGAACATGTGAACGCCATGGCCGTCTGGCAGACCGATGAAGCAATAAGAGCATTTGCCACACTGTTGGAAGATGAAAAATTAATTCTGGTACGCAAAGAAATTATTGGTCTCCTGCCCACAATTCATTCAGAGACCACTGCAGAAGTGCTCATCGGTCGCTTATCGAATCGTGCAGACTTGAAAGATGCTCGCAGGGCACTCAAGATTCTGGGCCAAATTGCAGAAAAACCAGTCATTGAACTTTTGGGCCATCCCGATCCTTCAATGCGAATTGAGGCCTGCAAAATCATGCAAGCGATCGGGACACAGAAATCTATCGAAGCACTGAAAAATCAGGTGGATACAGAAGAATCCGATGTTGTCAAACAACTGATTTCTGAAACACAAACGGGTATTGAACAGAAACTGACTGACAAGGAATAA
- the ggt gene encoding gamma-glutamyltransferase — MLLNCLKRKSFTNSMLWLVVLSVLLTTIQPGYSEIPPTVQEKPAYQNAVVAADHPLASAAGVTILKAGGNVVDAAVATSFALSVLRPASCGLGGGGFMVIWDAEQQKSTVIDYRERAPVDATPEMYANLPGTEKQRQLASRQGPLAVAVPCTVAGLCYAVKEYGTLDLKTVMQPAILMARRGVPINGHMRSVQSAMLKRIKNGTMDPERFQALVDEYLNHGKPWSEKDHFFSPQLKALELIAEKGHAGFYEGPVADAIIATCGKKSGGILTHKDLVETQPVIRKPLSTTFNGYTIFTMPPPSSGGIAIIESFNMIHSLENQLLNQPFGKLEYHSPQQIHLLVEVMKHAFADRAEYLGDADFVPVPIQRLTDKKYADQLASRIDAKKTKSLKEYGRYLPPHDAGTSHFSVMDSAGNAVACTETINLTFGSYVVVPQYGIVLNNEMDDFAAISGKPNAFGLIQGKANEIEPGKKPLSSMSPTIAVKDGKAVFSAGASGGPRIISSTLQVLLNMIVFGMNPEQAVESPRLHHQWVPEDLLIENKLFEQVGEKLKQLGHVTKKSSGLAASQAVSRQPDGLRGHSDSRKHGVAAGY, encoded by the coding sequence ATGTTACTGAATTGCCTGAAGCGTAAATCATTTACAAATAGTATGTTATGGCTTGTGGTGTTGTCGGTCTTGTTGACGACGATCCAACCCGGGTATTCTGAAATTCCTCCCACTGTACAGGAGAAGCCAGCCTATCAGAATGCAGTCGTTGCCGCAGATCACCCTTTAGCTAGTGCCGCCGGAGTGACCATCTTGAAAGCAGGCGGCAATGTTGTGGATGCGGCCGTTGCAACTTCCTTCGCACTTTCCGTCCTCAGGCCAGCCAGTTGTGGTTTGGGAGGCGGAGGTTTTATGGTGATCTGGGATGCAGAACAGCAGAAATCAACCGTTATTGATTACCGGGAACGTGCGCCAGTTGATGCGACTCCAGAAATGTATGCCAACTTGCCAGGCACTGAGAAGCAGCGCCAGCTTGCCAGTCGTCAGGGACCGTTGGCAGTTGCTGTCCCCTGCACCGTAGCCGGATTGTGCTACGCTGTGAAAGAATATGGGACACTGGATCTGAAAACGGTGATGCAGCCGGCGATTCTGATGGCCCGTAGAGGCGTGCCCATCAATGGGCATATGCGGTCAGTGCAAAGCGCGATGCTAAAGCGAATTAAAAATGGGACGATGGATCCGGAGCGATTTCAGGCACTGGTTGACGAGTATTTGAACCATGGGAAGCCCTGGAGTGAGAAAGACCATTTTTTCAGCCCTCAATTGAAAGCACTGGAATTAATTGCTGAAAAAGGCCACGCTGGTTTTTACGAAGGGCCGGTTGCCGACGCCATTATCGCGACATGCGGCAAAAAGAGTGGCGGTATTCTGACTCACAAAGATTTGGTTGAGACGCAACCCGTGATCCGAAAGCCGCTCTCTACGACTTTCAACGGATACACGATTTTCACGATGCCACCCCCTTCCAGTGGAGGTATCGCGATTATTGAATCGTTCAACATGATTCATTCCCTGGAAAACCAACTCTTGAACCAGCCTTTCGGGAAACTGGAATATCACTCGCCTCAGCAGATCCATCTATTAGTTGAAGTCATGAAACACGCGTTTGCAGACCGCGCTGAATATCTGGGGGATGCGGATTTCGTTCCTGTTCCCATTCAAAGGCTAACAGATAAGAAATATGCAGATCAGTTGGCTTCACGGATTGATGCAAAGAAAACAAAATCACTGAAAGAGTACGGGCGTTATCTGCCGCCCCATGATGCAGGGACCAGCCATTTTTCAGTGATGGATTCCGCGGGTAATGCCGTCGCTTGTACTGAAACCATTAATCTTACATTTGGCAGTTATGTTGTGGTCCCGCAATATGGGATTGTACTGAACAACGAAATGGATGATTTTGCAGCTATTTCAGGGAAGCCGAATGCTTTTGGTCTGATCCAAGGAAAAGCAAATGAAATTGAGCCCGGCAAAAAACCACTTTCCAGCATGTCGCCAACGATTGCTGTTAAAGATGGAAAGGCTGTTTTTTCTGCAGGCGCTTCGGGTGGCCCCAGAATCATTTCCAGTACGCTACAGGTATTACTCAACATGATTGTATTTGGAATGAATCCGGAGCAGGCCGTCGAGTCTCCAAGGCTCCACCATCAATGGGTGCCAGAGGATCTACTGATTGAAAACAAATTATTTGAACAGGTGGGCGAGAAACTGAAGCAGTTGGGACACGTGACGAAAAAGAGTTCCGGTCTGGCGGCGAGTCAAGCTGTTTCCCGGCAACCAGATGGTTTACGCGGTCACAGTGATTCCCGCAAACATGGTGTTGCAGCCGGCTATTAA